In Deltaproteobacteria bacterium, the following are encoded in one genomic region:
- a CDS encoding response regulator: MNEKVLLVDDEVEFLEAMSERLRLRDMEVKTATNAEDALAMLGEEQFDAVFLDLQMPGTDGIKGLKMIKNMNPNLQVIFLTGHATVEKGIQAMKLGAMDFMEKPVDINVLSEKIHKAKARKMLLVGKEAEARISEILSSKTW, translated from the coding sequence ATGAACGAAAAGGTATTGCTCGTCGATGACGAAGTGGAATTTTTGGAGGCCATGAGCGAACGGCTGCGTTTGCGGGACATGGAGGTCAAGACGGCCACCAACGCGGAAGACGCCCTGGCCATGCTGGGCGAGGAACAATTCGACGCCGTGTTTCTCGATCTCCAGATGCCCGGGACCGACGGCATCAAGGGTTTGAAAATGATCAAGAACATGAACCCGAATCTGCAGGTCATTTTTTTGACCGGCCATGCCACGGTGGAAAAGGGCATTCAGGCCATGAAGCTCGGAGCCATGGATTTCATGGAGAAACCCGTTGATATCAATGTTCTGAGCGAGAAGATCCACAAGGCCAAGGCCCGGAAGATGCTTCTGGTGGGCAAGGAGGCCGAGGCCAGGATCAGCGAGATTCTGAGCAGCAAGACATGGTAG